From the Heliangelus exortis chromosome 25, bHelExo1.hap1, whole genome shotgun sequence genome, one window contains:
- the SIKE1 gene encoding suppressor of IKBKE 1 isoform X2: MTCTIEKILTDAKTLLERLKEHDTAAESLIDQSAVLHQRVAAMREAGAAWTEKVGTGGGRGRAGRAVGRGPTAVSPQGQAAPAEQADPSRLRPHVLLSQENTQIRDLQQENRELWISLEEHQDALELIMSKYRKQMLQLLQGRKAEDAQPVLKVHQANSLEIESQIDRICEMGDVMRKAIQVDDDQFFKVQEKLAQLECRLTYL, encoded by the exons ATGACCTGCACCATCGAGAAGATCCTCACGGACGCGAAGACGCTGCTGGAGCGGCTGAAGGAGCACGACACCGCTGCCGAGTCGCTCATCGACCAGTCCGCCGTTCTGCACCAGCGCGTAGCCGCCATGAGGGAGGCGGGCGCGGCCTGGACCGAGAAGGTGGGAACGGGCGGCGGGCGCGGGCGAGCGGGGCGGGCCGTGGGGCGCGGACCTACCGCCGTGTCTCCGCAGGGCCAGGCCGCCCCGGCGGAACAGGCAGACCCGTCCCGGCTGCGGCCGCATGTCCTCCTGTCCCAGGAGAACACGCAGATTCGCGACCTGCAGCAGGAGAACCGGG agctgtggaTCTCGCTGGAGGAGCACCAAGATGCATTAGAGCTCATAATGAGTAAATATAGAAAGCAGATGTTACAGCTTTTGCAGGGGAGAAAAGCTGAAGATGCACAACCAGTCTTGAAAGTTCATCAGGCTAATTCCTTG GAAATTGAAAGTCAAATAGACAGAATATGTGAGATGGGAGATGTGATGAGAAAAGCTATTCAAGTCGATGATGATCAGTTCTTTAAAGTTCAGGAGAAACTAGCTCAGTTGGAG TGTAGGTTAACATACCTGTAA
- the SIKE1 gene encoding suppressor of IKBKE 1 isoform X1, translating to MTCTIEKILTDAKTLLERLKEHDTAAESLIDQSAVLHQRVAAMREAGAAWTEKVGTGGGRGRAGRAVGRGPTAVSPQGQAAPAEQADPSRLRPHVLLSQENTQIRDLQQENRELWISLEEHQDALELIMSKYRKQMLQLLQGRKAEDAQPVLKVHQANSLEIESQIDRICEMGDVMRKAIQVDDDQFFKVQEKLAQLELENKELRELLSISKESFEVGREDLPDCEA from the exons ATGACCTGCACCATCGAGAAGATCCTCACGGACGCGAAGACGCTGCTGGAGCGGCTGAAGGAGCACGACACCGCTGCCGAGTCGCTCATCGACCAGTCCGCCGTTCTGCACCAGCGCGTAGCCGCCATGAGGGAGGCGGGCGCGGCCTGGACCGAGAAGGTGGGAACGGGCGGCGGGCGCGGGCGAGCGGGGCGGGCCGTGGGGCGCGGACCTACCGCCGTGTCTCCGCAGGGCCAGGCCGCCCCGGCGGAACAGGCAGACCCGTCCCGGCTGCGGCCGCATGTCCTCCTGTCCCAGGAGAACACGCAGATTCGCGACCTGCAGCAGGAGAACCGGG agctgtggaTCTCGCTGGAGGAGCACCAAGATGCATTAGAGCTCATAATGAGTAAATATAGAAAGCAGATGTTACAGCTTTTGCAGGGGAGAAAAGCTGAAGATGCACAACCAGTCTTGAAAGTTCATCAGGCTAATTCCTTG GAAATTGAAAGTCAAATAGACAGAATATGTGAGATGGGAGATGTGATGAGAAAAGCTATTCAAGTCGATGATGATCAGTTCTTTAAAGTTCAGGAGAAACTAGCTCAGTTGGAG CTTGAAAACAAAGAGCTGCGTGAATTATTGTCAATCAGCAAAGAGTCTTTTGAGGTGGGGAGAGAAGATCTGCCTGACTGTGAAGCTTAG
- the CSDE1 gene encoding cold shock domain-containing protein E1 isoform X2: protein MSFDPNLLHNNGHNGYPNGTSAALRETGVIEKLLTSYGFIQCSERQARLFFHCSQYNGNLQELKVGDDVEFEVSSDRRTGKPIAIKLVKIKPEILPEERINGQEVFYLTYTPEDVEGNVQLETGDKINFVIDTNKHTGAVSARNIMLLKKKQARCQGVVCAMKEAFGFIERGDVVKEIFFHYSEFKGDLEALQPGDDVEFTIKDRNGKEVATDVRLLPQGTVIFEDISIEHFEGTVTKVIPKVPSKNQSDPLPGRIKVDFVIPKELPFGDKDTKSKVTLLESDHVRFNISTDRRDKLERATNIEVLPNTFQFTNETREMGVIAAMRDGFGFIKCVDRDARMFFHFSEIMDGNQLHISDEVEFTVVPDMLSTQRNHAIRIKKLPKGTVSFHTQSDHRFVGTIEKEATPAKATSPNKGKEKEAEDGLIVYDDCGVKLTVPYQAKDVEGSANPQIGDKVEFSVCEVKRTGLQTAVSVRMLGRNYSSKRLLGYVAALKDNFGFIETANHDKEIFFHYSEYCGDIDSLELGDTVEYSLSKGKGNKVSAEKVNKTHAVNGITEEADPTVYSGKVIRPLRSVDPTQTEYQGMIEVMEDGEMKGEIYPFGIVGMANKGDCLQKGETVKFQLCVLGQNGQTMAVNITPFRRATVECVKDQFGFINYEVGDSKKLFFHVKEVQDGVELQAGDEVEFSVILNQRTGKCSACNVWRVCEGAKAVAAPRPDRLVNRLKSINLDDANAPRLTVLRQPRGPDNSKGFGAERKIRQAGVID from the exons atgagCTTTGATCCAAACCTGCTCCACAACAATGGACATAACGGGTACCCCAATGGTACTTCGGCAGCGCTGCGTGAGACTGGGGTTATAGAAAAACTGCTGACCTCTTATGGATTCATTCAGTGTTCAGAACGGCAAGCTAGACTGTTCTTCCACTGTTCACAGTATAATGGCAACTTACAGGAGCTCAAAGTAGGAG ATGATGTTGAGTTTGAAGTGTCTTCTGATCGCCGAACTGGAAAACCCATTGCTATTAAATTGGTGaagataaaaccagaaatactaCCTGAGGAAAGAATAAATGGGCAA GAAGTATTTTACCTGACTTACACCCCGGAGGATGTTGAAGGAAATGTACAGCTGGAAACAGGAGATAAAATAAACTTCGTAATTGATACAAATAAACA taCTGGTGCTGTAAGTGCTCGTAACATTatgctattaaaaaagaaacaagcccGCTGTCAAGGAGTAGTCTGTGCCATGAAA GAAGCCTTTGGATTTATTGAGAGGGGTGATGTCGTGAAGGAGATATTCTTTCACTATAGTGAATTTAAAGGTGACCTAGAAGCCTTACAGCCTGGTGATGATGTGGAGTTTACAATCAAAGACAGAAAT GGTAAAGAAGTTGCAACAGATGTTAGACTGCTGCCTCAAGGAACTGTCATTTTTGAAGATATCAGCATTGAACATTTTGAAGGAACTGTAACCAAAGTAATTCCAAAAGTACCCAGCAAAAACCAG AGTGATCCATTACCTGGACGCATCAAAGTTGACTTCGTGATTCCTAAAGAACTTCCATTTGGAGACAAAGATACGAAATCCAAGGTGACCTTGCTGGAAAGTGACCACGTTCGATTCAATATTTCAACAGACAGACGCGACAAACTGGAACGAGCCACAAATATTGAGGTTCTCCCCAATACTTTCCAGTTTACAAATGAAACTAGAGAAATG GGTGTGATTGCAGCAATGAGAGATGGCTTTGGCTTCATTAAATGTGTGGACCGAGATGCTCGTATGTTCTTTCACTTCAGTGAAATTATGGATGGAAATCAACTCCATATTTCTGATGAAGTAGAGTTTACTGTTGTTCCT GATATGTTGTCTACCCAAAGAAATCATGCtataagaattaaaaaacttCCAAAGGGCACGGTTTCTTTCCACACCCAATCAGATCACCGTTTTGTGGGCACTATAGAGAAAGAAGCCACTCCAGCCAAAGCCACCAGCCCAAATAAAGGCAAAGAGAAG GAGGCTGAGGATGGACTAATTGTTTATGATGACTGTGGAGTAAAACTGACTGTTCCTTACCAGGCCAAGGATGTGGAAGGATCTGCTAATCCCCAGATAGGAGATAAG GTTGAGTTCAGTGTTTGTGAAGTGAAGAGAACCGGTCTGCAAACAGCTGTTTCTGTCAGGATGCTGGGACGCAACTACAGCTCTAAGAGACTTTTGGGATACGTGGCAGCCCTGAAAGATAACTTTGGGTTTATTGAAACAGCTAATCATGATAAGGAGATCTTTTTCCACTATAG TGAATACTGTGGTGATATTGATAGCCTGGAACTTGGAGACACTGTTGAATACAGCTTGTCAAAAGGCAAAGGAAACAAAGTTAGTGCAGAAAAGGTGAACAAAACACATGCAG TGAATGGTATCACTGAAGAAGCTGATCCAACTGTTTACTCTGGCAAAGTAATTCGTCCTTTAAGGAGTGTAGATCCCACACAAACGGAATACCAGGGCATGATTGAGGTGATGGAGGATG GTGAGATGAAAGGAGAGATCTACCCATTTGGAATTGTTGGAATGGCAAACAAAGGTGACTGTCTGCAAAAGGGAGAGACGGTGAAGTTTCAGCTGTGTGTTCTTGGTCAGAATGGGCAGACAATGGCTGTTAACATCACACCATTCCGCAGAGCCACGGTGGAATGTGTGAAAGATCAG tttggtttcaTTAACTATGAAGTCGGTGACAGCAAAAAGCTCTTCTTCCATGTCAAAGAAGTTCAGGATGGTGTGGAGCTACAGGCTGGAGATGAGGTGGAGTTCTCAGTAATTCTGAACCAGCGCACAGGAAAATGCAGTGCCTGCAACGTGTGGCGTGTCTG tgAGGGTGCTAAGGCTGTTGCTGCTCCACGTCCTGATAGACTTGTTAATCGTTTAAAGAGCATTAATCTGGATGATGCCAATGCTCCTCGTCTCACAGTTCTTCGTCAGCCCAGGGGACCGGATAACTCAAAG gGGTTTGGTGCAGAGAGAAAGATCCGTCAGGCTGGTGTTATAGACTGA
- the SIKE1 gene encoding suppressor of IKBKE 1 isoform X4, which yields MTCTIEKILTDAKTLLERLKEHDTAAESLIDQSAVLHQRVAAMREAGAAWTEKVGTGGGRGRAGRAVGRGPTAVSPQGQAAPAEQADPSRLRPHVLLSQENTQIRDLQQENRELWISLEEHQDALELIMSKYRKQMLQLLQGRKAEDAQPVLKVHQANSLEIESQIDRICEMGDVMRKAIQVDDDQFFKVQEKLAQLEKKC from the exons ATGACCTGCACCATCGAGAAGATCCTCACGGACGCGAAGACGCTGCTGGAGCGGCTGAAGGAGCACGACACCGCTGCCGAGTCGCTCATCGACCAGTCCGCCGTTCTGCACCAGCGCGTAGCCGCCATGAGGGAGGCGGGCGCGGCCTGGACCGAGAAGGTGGGAACGGGCGGCGGGCGCGGGCGAGCGGGGCGGGCCGTGGGGCGCGGACCTACCGCCGTGTCTCCGCAGGGCCAGGCCGCCCCGGCGGAACAGGCAGACCCGTCCCGGCTGCGGCCGCATGTCCTCCTGTCCCAGGAGAACACGCAGATTCGCGACCTGCAGCAGGAGAACCGGG agctgtggaTCTCGCTGGAGGAGCACCAAGATGCATTAGAGCTCATAATGAGTAAATATAGAAAGCAGATGTTACAGCTTTTGCAGGGGAGAAAAGCTGAAGATGCACAACCAGTCTTGAAAGTTCATCAGGCTAATTCCTTG GAAATTGAAAGTCAAATAGACAGAATATGTGAGATGGGAGATGTGATGAGAAAAGCTATTCAAGTCGATGATGATCAGTTCTTTAAAGTTCAGGAGAAACTAGCTCAGTTGGAG aaaaaatgttga
- the CSDE1 gene encoding cold shock domain-containing protein E1 isoform X1, with protein sequence MSFDPNLLHNNGHNGYPNGTSAALRETGVIEKLLTSYGFIQCSERQARLFFHCSQYNGNLQELKVGDDVEFEVSSDRRTGKPIAIKLVKIKPEILPEERINGQVVCAVPHNLESKSPAAPGQSPTGSVCYERNGEVFYLTYTPEDVEGNVQLETGDKINFVIDTNKHTGAVSARNIMLLKKKQARCQGVVCAMKEAFGFIERGDVVKEIFFHYSEFKGDLEALQPGDDVEFTIKDRNGKEVATDVRLLPQGTVIFEDISIEHFEGTVTKVIPKVPSKNQSDPLPGRIKVDFVIPKELPFGDKDTKSKVTLLESDHVRFNISTDRRDKLERATNIEVLPNTFQFTNETREMGVIAAMRDGFGFIKCVDRDARMFFHFSEIMDGNQLHISDEVEFTVVPDMLSTQRNHAIRIKKLPKGTVSFHTQSDHRFVGTIEKEATPAKATSPNKGKEKEAEDGLIVYDDCGVKLTVPYQAKDVEGSANPQIGDKVEFSVCEVKRTGLQTAVSVRMLGRNYSSKRLLGYVAALKDNFGFIETANHDKEIFFHYSEYCGDIDSLELGDTVEYSLSKGKGNKVSAEKVNKTHAVNGITEEADPTVYSGKVIRPLRSVDPTQTEYQGMIEVMEDGEMKGEIYPFGIVGMANKGDCLQKGETVKFQLCVLGQNGQTMAVNITPFRRATVECVKDQFGFINYEVGDSKKLFFHVKEVQDGVELQAGDEVEFSVILNQRTGKCSACNVWRVCEGAKAVAAPRPDRLVNRLKSINLDDANAPRLTVLRQPRGPDNSKGFGAERKIRQAGVID encoded by the exons atgagCTTTGATCCAAACCTGCTCCACAACAATGGACATAACGGGTACCCCAATGGTACTTCGGCAGCGCTGCGTGAGACTGGGGTTATAGAAAAACTGCTGACCTCTTATGGATTCATTCAGTGTTCAGAACGGCAAGCTAGACTGTTCTTCCACTGTTCACAGTATAATGGCAACTTACAGGAGCTCAAAGTAGGAG ATGATGTTGAGTTTGAAGTGTCTTCTGATCGCCGAACTGGAAAACCCATTGCTATTAAATTGGTGaagataaaaccagaaatactaCCTGAGGAAAGAATAAATGGGCAA GTTGTGTGCGCTGTTCCTCACAATTTAGAGAGTAAATCTCCAGCTGCCCCGGGTCAGAGTCCAACAGGGAGTGTATGCTACGAACGTAATGGG GAAGTATTTTACCTGACTTACACCCCGGAGGATGTTGAAGGAAATGTACAGCTGGAAACAGGAGATAAAATAAACTTCGTAATTGATACAAATAAACA taCTGGTGCTGTAAGTGCTCGTAACATTatgctattaaaaaagaaacaagcccGCTGTCAAGGAGTAGTCTGTGCCATGAAA GAAGCCTTTGGATTTATTGAGAGGGGTGATGTCGTGAAGGAGATATTCTTTCACTATAGTGAATTTAAAGGTGACCTAGAAGCCTTACAGCCTGGTGATGATGTGGAGTTTACAATCAAAGACAGAAAT GGTAAAGAAGTTGCAACAGATGTTAGACTGCTGCCTCAAGGAACTGTCATTTTTGAAGATATCAGCATTGAACATTTTGAAGGAACTGTAACCAAAGTAATTCCAAAAGTACCCAGCAAAAACCAG AGTGATCCATTACCTGGACGCATCAAAGTTGACTTCGTGATTCCTAAAGAACTTCCATTTGGAGACAAAGATACGAAATCCAAGGTGACCTTGCTGGAAAGTGACCACGTTCGATTCAATATTTCAACAGACAGACGCGACAAACTGGAACGAGCCACAAATATTGAGGTTCTCCCCAATACTTTCCAGTTTACAAATGAAACTAGAGAAATG GGTGTGATTGCAGCAATGAGAGATGGCTTTGGCTTCATTAAATGTGTGGACCGAGATGCTCGTATGTTCTTTCACTTCAGTGAAATTATGGATGGAAATCAACTCCATATTTCTGATGAAGTAGAGTTTACTGTTGTTCCT GATATGTTGTCTACCCAAAGAAATCATGCtataagaattaaaaaacttCCAAAGGGCACGGTTTCTTTCCACACCCAATCAGATCACCGTTTTGTGGGCACTATAGAGAAAGAAGCCACTCCAGCCAAAGCCACCAGCCCAAATAAAGGCAAAGAGAAG GAGGCTGAGGATGGACTAATTGTTTATGATGACTGTGGAGTAAAACTGACTGTTCCTTACCAGGCCAAGGATGTGGAAGGATCTGCTAATCCCCAGATAGGAGATAAG GTTGAGTTCAGTGTTTGTGAAGTGAAGAGAACCGGTCTGCAAACAGCTGTTTCTGTCAGGATGCTGGGACGCAACTACAGCTCTAAGAGACTTTTGGGATACGTGGCAGCCCTGAAAGATAACTTTGGGTTTATTGAAACAGCTAATCATGATAAGGAGATCTTTTTCCACTATAG TGAATACTGTGGTGATATTGATAGCCTGGAACTTGGAGACACTGTTGAATACAGCTTGTCAAAAGGCAAAGGAAACAAAGTTAGTGCAGAAAAGGTGAACAAAACACATGCAG TGAATGGTATCACTGAAGAAGCTGATCCAACTGTTTACTCTGGCAAAGTAATTCGTCCTTTAAGGAGTGTAGATCCCACACAAACGGAATACCAGGGCATGATTGAGGTGATGGAGGATG GTGAGATGAAAGGAGAGATCTACCCATTTGGAATTGTTGGAATGGCAAACAAAGGTGACTGTCTGCAAAAGGGAGAGACGGTGAAGTTTCAGCTGTGTGTTCTTGGTCAGAATGGGCAGACAATGGCTGTTAACATCACACCATTCCGCAGAGCCACGGTGGAATGTGTGAAAGATCAG tttggtttcaTTAACTATGAAGTCGGTGACAGCAAAAAGCTCTTCTTCCATGTCAAAGAAGTTCAGGATGGTGTGGAGCTACAGGCTGGAGATGAGGTGGAGTTCTCAGTAATTCTGAACCAGCGCACAGGAAAATGCAGTGCCTGCAACGTGTGGCGTGTCTG tgAGGGTGCTAAGGCTGTTGCTGCTCCACGTCCTGATAGACTTGTTAATCGTTTAAAGAGCATTAATCTGGATGATGCCAATGCTCCTCGTCTCACAGTTCTTCGTCAGCCCAGGGGACCGGATAACTCAAAG gGGTTTGGTGCAGAGAGAAAGATCCGTCAGGCTGGTGTTATAGACTGA
- the SIKE1 gene encoding suppressor of IKBKE 1 isoform X3, with the protein MTCTIEKILTDAKTLLERLKEHDTAAESLIDQSAVLHQRVAAMREAGAAWTEKGQAAPAEQADPSRLRPHVLLSQENTQIRDLQQENRELWISLEEHQDALELIMSKYRKQMLQLLQGRKAEDAQPVLKVHQANSLEIESQIDRICEMGDVMRKAIQVDDDQFFKVQEKLAQLELENKELRELLSISKESFEVGREDLPDCEA; encoded by the exons ATGACCTGCACCATCGAGAAGATCCTCACGGACGCGAAGACGCTGCTGGAGCGGCTGAAGGAGCACGACACCGCTGCCGAGTCGCTCATCGACCAGTCCGCCGTTCTGCACCAGCGCGTAGCCGCCATGAGGGAGGCGGGCGCGGCCTGGACCGAGAAG GGCCAGGCCGCCCCGGCGGAACAGGCAGACCCGTCCCGGCTGCGGCCGCATGTCCTCCTGTCCCAGGAGAACACGCAGATTCGCGACCTGCAGCAGGAGAACCGGG agctgtggaTCTCGCTGGAGGAGCACCAAGATGCATTAGAGCTCATAATGAGTAAATATAGAAAGCAGATGTTACAGCTTTTGCAGGGGAGAAAAGCTGAAGATGCACAACCAGTCTTGAAAGTTCATCAGGCTAATTCCTTG GAAATTGAAAGTCAAATAGACAGAATATGTGAGATGGGAGATGTGATGAGAAAAGCTATTCAAGTCGATGATGATCAGTTCTTTAAAGTTCAGGAGAAACTAGCTCAGTTGGAG CTTGAAAACAAAGAGCTGCGTGAATTATTGTCAATCAGCAAAGAGTCTTTTGAGGTGGGGAGAGAAGATCTGCCTGACTGTGAAGCTTAG